A stretch of the Capsicum annuum cultivar UCD-10X-F1 chromosome 8, UCD10Xv1.1, whole genome shotgun sequence genome encodes the following:
- the LOC107879950 gene encoding peamaclein: MKRVLVTFMLVFALVLTSSFLQPATAKSVYCAQKCKGRCSKAGLMNRCIKYCELCCAKCKCVPSGTYGNKHQCPCYRDLKNSKGKPKCP; the protein is encoded by the exons GGTCTTTGCTCTTGTTTTGACATCTTCCTTTCTTCAACCTGCAACTGCCAAATCAG TGTACTGTGCACAGAAATGCAAGGGTAGGTGCTCCAAGGCAGGACTGATGAATCGGTGTATCAAATACTGTGAGTTGTGCTGTGCAAAGTGCAAATGTGTTCCAAGTGGGACTTATGGCAACAAGCATCAGTGCCCTTGTTATAGGGACTTGAAGAACTCAAAGGGAAAGCCCAAATGTCCTTAA